In a single window of the Nicotiana tomentosiformis chromosome 8, ASM39032v3, whole genome shotgun sequence genome:
- the LOC138897854 gene encoding uncharacterized protein — MDLREFVVEVRRVNDRLMTIKLVVGEYAINVVSTYTPQSGLDEEVKRRFWEGLDEIVRGFSPPERLFMREDFNGHIGSTLAAMARCMAALVLGIEMEEVLRCWILLRLLRW, encoded by the coding sequence ATGGATCTTCGAGAATTTGTGGTAGAGGTCAGGCGGGTGAATGATAGATTAATGACTATCAAGTTAGTGGTCGGAGAGTACGCCATCAATGTCGTTAGCACTTACACGCCACAATCGGGCTTGGATGAGGAGGTTAAAAGGCGCTTTTGGGAGGGATTGGATGAGATTGTACGTGGTTTTTCGCCTCCTGAGAGGTTATTTATGAGAGAGGATTTCAATGGTCATATTGGGTCGACGCTGGCGgctatggcgaggtgcatggCTGCTTTGGTTTTGGGGATAGAAATGGAGGAGGTACTTCGCTGTTGGATTTTGCTAAGGCTTTTGAggtggtga
- the LOC138897855 gene encoding uncharacterized protein has product MWTTTVICIREAAREVLGVSKGFSGRHKGDWWWNEVIQGKVEAKKVAYLKLVGSEEEKRANREMYKVVRKEAKLAVTEAKTMAFGRLCEELGDKVGEKKLFQLAKARERKDRDLDQDEEDAR; this is encoded by the coding sequence ATGTGGACGACGACGGTGATCTGTATAAGGGAGGcagcgagagaggtgttaggggtctcgaagggTTTCTCTGGCCGGCACAAAggcgactggtggtggaatgaagtgatccaaggtaaagtggaagcgaagAAGGTGGCATACCTGAAGTTAGTAGGGAGCGAGGAGGAGAAGAGAGCGAACAGAGAGATGTATAAGGTAGTTAGGAAGGAGGCAAAgttggcggtcacagaggctaagactatGGCGTTTGGTCGTCTGTGCGAGGAACTGGGGGACAAAgtcggggagaagaagttattccaaCTAGCCAAGGCGAGAGAGAGGAAGGATCGAGATCTGGACCAg